In the Dictyostelium discoideum AX4 chromosome 6 chromosome, whole genome shotgun sequence genome, TATTGGGAAATTTCTCAAGCTAAACTTTATTCAACTATTATTGAAGGCTTTGAAGCTCCAACTGTATTTGGTCattgtattttaaataaaaaagttgatgaattaaaagattttaatgatGTAAAGAGTTTTATTGTTTGGACTTTTGATTATAGagaaaaatgtttaaaaattttaaaattatttgcaGATTCAGAattagattttaaatttttattaaagaaatcataTGATCAAgctttaaaatcaaatctcCAATCAATTTTAGCATGGTGGCCAAAAtcttcaaatgataaatttaaaaaagaatttgttgattcaattaatcaagaaataattattagaGATGGTTCAATTCCAATGGTTACATCTTGgattaatttaaatggtaataataataataataataatagctcAACTGATATTAATAAAGGTATTTGGATAAATGTTGAAAAATTTGGTTGggtataaaataaaatttataaataaaacatatttaaaacctgtttttttgttttttttttttttttttttttttcaaaattatatatatttatttaaaaaaattttataatatttatttatttcgtgtaaatataaatataaataagtTGTTATTATGAATTAGGAATTAAGAattaagaattaaaaaacattttttttttttttttttttgtattttttttttttgtattttagttttttttttgttgttacAAAagcttttttaaaaaaaaaaaggttaaagAATAAGTTAGAGAGTGGGTTTGAGTTGGGGGTTTTTATGGATTTTCAAAAGTTATTACTGCTAATTGGGGCTAGTATAAATTGGATTTTCACCACCTGATGGATTGCTTTCATAAAGTGGATTGGCATTTGATGTGGCCATTGTAACACCTTGACTTGCTTTCCAGTAGTCATAACCTTTCTTACCAGCAAactaattaaagaaaaaaaaaaaaaaaaaaattttaattaataaaactgttttaataaaaaaataaaaaaaaaaaaaaaaaattaagacaTACAATAAAGACACCAAGTGCAATTGCACCACCAACAGCAACACCAACAGCAACACCAACTGAAACAACAGCAGCAGTTTTACAAATGAATGGTTTTGGATCGAAATCAACAGACTCACAAGTACCTTCTTCAGTTGCAGTTGCATTCTTACAAATACCAGCTTGACATCTACCATTATCAGCAGCACATTTCTTTTCAAATTGAATACAACCAACTATTTCATCACATTCAGCAACTAAACAGAAAGCATCAGCTTTACAAACACGTGGTTCATATTTACAACCAACACCTGGAACACATTTACCAACTTGACATTTACCTTTGGATGGACAAACACGTGGAGTTTCAACACAACCTTTTTCAGTATCACAAGAATAAACCATACAAACATCACCTTTATCACATTCTGTGGTTGGTTTTGATGAACAATTACCATTGTTAGTGGCTTTATCAAGAAGACAAACTTCAGTGGTACATCtattaccatcatcacaTTTCTTGTCAACTGGATCACAATCACCAGTTACACCATTACAAATAGAACAACCACCACATTTATTTGAAAGAGTGTGGGTAATAACACCGGTTGTTTCATCACATGCATCAATGGTACATGgatttttatcatcaatttcaagaCTTGGTAATGGTTTACATGAACCATCTGCATTACATGATTTAATTTGACATTTGTTAAGTTTACCATCACATTGACAATCACATAGATTAGGTGGGATGGTTGTATTCTTACATTCTCCAGTTGAGACTTCACAGAATGAATTTAAACATGGATTGTAATTTTCAGATTTTTGTAGACATCTTGGTTTCTTGGTACAACCAACATTTGGATCACAAGAGTATTCATAACATTTATCTTCAACACCTTTATCCAATTCATCAATACAAATTTTACTATTCTTGGTTTCACATTTTCCATCAACACATGCACCAGTTGAACAAACATCAGTACAAAGATTCTTAAAGATACAACCCAATCCTGAATCACAATGATCTTCTGCTTTACATGAATTTTGTGGAATACATTTTGTAATATTTGTTACAAAGATACCAGTTGAAACATTACATTTACCAGTATTACATTTATCAGTAACACTCCAGTCAGTTGGTG is a window encoding:
- the psiK gene encoding PA14 domain-containing protein, with translation MKKTFIFLYCVVLFISTTLAVEMKKTQDFNLRIFDQHPKYNNNFEPENGVLTVNLVKSILNETTGIPELTTMSNLTTVNKQGRIYSPELFKYFFADNSDAPDRNNSGKNYPLDITLTMNLDDKSNYFYDNQEFFPIDGRGFDVDQQFRNYYDDESKANPKPYHNYHFCAKITNSRFTYKGFETFRFVGDDDVWVFIDRKLVVDLGGLHIAQEKTIDLTKLGLVVNKLYVIDFFYCERHTSRSTIRIETTIELQCPWYDFCGVCTGNGLSCCNVTRDCDDGNPCTIDLCPEPTAVFDLKDISANCRHQDRTPTDWSVTDKCNTGKCNVSTGIFVTNITKCIPQNSCKAEDHCDSGLGCIFKNLCTDVCSTGACVDGKCETKNSKICIDELDKGVEDKCYEYSCDPNVGCTKKPRCLQKSENYNPCLNSFCEVSTGECKNTTIPPNLCDCQCDGKLNKCQIKSCNADGSCKPLPSLEIDDKNPCTIDACDETTGVITHTLSNKCGGCSICNGVTGDCDPVDKKCDDGNRCTTEVCLLDKATNNGNCSSKPTTECDKGDVCMVYSCDTEKGCVETPRVCPSKGKCQVGKCVPGVGCKYEPRVCKADAFCLVAECDEIVGCIQFEKKCAADNGRCQAGICKNATATEEGTCESVDFDPKPFICKTAAVVSVGVAVGVAVGGAIALGVFIFAGKKGYDYWKASQGVTMATSNANPLYESNPSGGENPIYTSPN